In the genome of Christensenella timonensis, one region contains:
- a CDS encoding type II secretion system protein — protein MDKKKRGMTLIEVIISLALLGILSVALLGVLAPTVNMEKDTRSMNAATFDAAGQLERALYSMRSGSDITDMNYITYWPHTLHFELNGTDFSVDGKRVQSRQPDTGLILQAFAPDAKEAGD, from the coding sequence ATGGATAAGAAAAAAAGAGGCATGACCTTAATAGAAGTGATCATCAGCCTGGCGCTGCTGGGCATCCTTTCCGTTGCGCTTTTGGGGGTGCTCGCCCCCACTGTGAACATGGAAAAGGATACGCGCAGCATGAACGCCGCGACCTTTGACGCGGCGGGGCAGCTTGAGCGCGCGCTTTACAGTATGCGCAGCGGCTCTGATATCACGGACATGAACTATATCACATATTGGCCCCATACGCTTCATTTCGAGCTCAACGGTACGGATTTTTCCGTGGACGGCAAGCGCGTCCAGTCAAGGCAGCCGGATACCGGGCTTATATTACAGGCGTTTGCGCCGGATGCAAAAGAGGCGGGGGACTGA